One window from the genome of Hyalangium gracile encodes:
- the gltX gene encoding glutamate--tRNA ligase, which yields MTDANDRPIRVRIAPSPTGDPHVGTAYISLFNYAFAKQRGGKFLLRIEDTDQTRSTRQSEEAILQSLRWLGFKWDEGPDIGGPHAPYRQSERLHIYREQVETLVASRKAYWCSCTEERLSQLRKEQMARKQNPGYDRRCRDRDPAEVQAEIKAGAPGVVRLAVPREGTTVFNDLLRGEIKIENSEIDDQVLLKSDGFPTYHLANIVDDHLMGITHVMRGEEWITSTPKHVLLYQAFGWEAPRFAHLPLLRNADKSKVSKRKNPVSLSYFREAGYLPHALINFLGMMAFTFEDGREIFSLEDFVQHFKLERISLGGPVFDLAKLQWLNGRYLREKTSDTEWVSYLKEQLFSDSYLTRIVQLVRERVEKSEDFIGYADFFFKGSVGAPVAELLLKGKTKKEAVELYEEFVEKVDTCFDFSPPKIEALMRAFCEEKGVSAKEFFAPVRLMVTGKKATPPLFETMAVLGRERVRTRIRAAISELKAAKLPDPQPAAAPKPGT from the coding sequence ATGACCGACGCCAACGACCGACCCATTCGAGTCCGAATCGCGCCCTCGCCCACGGGAGATCCGCACGTGGGCACCGCCTACATCTCCCTCTTCAACTACGCCTTCGCCAAGCAGCGGGGCGGCAAGTTCCTGCTGCGCATCGAGGACACGGACCAGACGCGCTCCACCCGGCAGAGCGAGGAGGCCATCCTCCAGTCCCTGCGCTGGCTGGGCTTCAAGTGGGACGAGGGCCCGGACATCGGCGGTCCCCACGCGCCCTACCGTCAGAGCGAGCGCCTGCACATCTACCGCGAGCAGGTCGAGACGCTGGTGGCCTCGCGCAAGGCCTACTGGTGCTCGTGCACCGAGGAGCGGCTGAGCCAGCTGCGCAAGGAGCAGATGGCGCGCAAGCAGAACCCAGGCTACGACCGCCGCTGCCGGGATCGAGACCCCGCAGAGGTGCAGGCGGAGATCAAGGCGGGAGCCCCCGGCGTGGTGCGGCTGGCCGTGCCGCGCGAGGGCACCACGGTGTTCAACGATCTGCTCCGAGGGGAGATCAAGATCGAGAACAGCGAGATCGACGACCAGGTGCTGCTCAAGAGCGACGGCTTCCCGACGTACCACCTGGCCAACATCGTGGACGACCACCTGATGGGCATCACCCACGTGATGCGCGGCGAGGAGTGGATCACCTCGACGCCCAAGCACGTCCTGCTCTACCAGGCGTTCGGCTGGGAGGCGCCTCGGTTCGCGCACCTGCCGCTGCTGCGCAACGCGGACAAGTCCAAGGTGTCCAAGCGGAAGAACCCCGTCTCGCTGAGCTACTTCCGCGAGGCCGGCTACCTGCCCCATGCGCTGATCAACTTCCTGGGGATGATGGCCTTCACCTTCGAGGACGGGCGGGAGATCTTCTCCCTCGAGGACTTCGTCCAGCACTTCAAGCTGGAGCGCATCTCGCTGGGCGGTCCGGTGTTCGACCTGGCCAAGCTGCAGTGGCTCAACGGCCGCTACCTGCGCGAGAAGACCTCGGACACCGAGTGGGTCAGCTACCTCAAGGAGCAGCTCTTCAGCGACTCGTACCTCACCCGCATCGTGCAGCTGGTGCGCGAGCGCGTGGAGAAGAGCGAGGACTTCATCGGCTACGCCGACTTCTTCTTCAAGGGCAGCGTCGGCGCGCCCGTGGCGGAGCTGCTGCTCAAGGGCAAGACGAAGAAGGAGGCGGTGGAGCTCTACGAGGAGTTCGTGGAGAAGGTGGACACCTGCTTCGACTTCTCGCCCCCGAAGATCGAGGCGCTGATGCGCGCCTTCTGCGAGGAGAAGGGCGTGAGCGCCAAGGAGTTCTTCGCGCCGGTGCGCCTGATGGTCACCGGCAAGAAGGCCACTCCGCCGCTCTTCGAGACCATGGCCGTGCTCGGGCGCGAGCGGGTGCGCACCCGCATCCGCGCCGCCATCTCGGAGCTCAAGGCCGCCAAGCTGCCGGATCCGCAGCCGGCGGCGGCGCCGAAGCCCGGCACCTGA